The following is a genomic window from Sulfuricurvum sp..
CACCCGTGGTAATACTTTTCCCTGCTGTTAAAGTTTTATCAATCAAATGTGCATGGAGATTGTTATACGGTGGGAGAATACTAAAAACCGAGTAGTCTTTCCCATCCATACAGTGCATCCCTAAATCATTCCACGCGACTAGAGTATATTTGCCGGTATTACCGATATCGGTACCTGCTGTTGCCGGTGTTGTCGGAGAATACCCTTTACTGGCATTTGATGCAGTATTTGGTTTAAAATTAGATTGTGCAACTGATGCATTAACATCAAAAACACTTTTTCCGATTATCCCCAAAACATCGCTATCGGTTGCATTTTTCATATCAATACGTGCCGGTATTTTTAAGGTAGCAACAATCGCTGGATCAATCGTAATACCGTTAGTAGAATCTTGATCATTATCCAATGATTGAAGAGTTTGAAGCATACGGACAACCCTCGGATCAGTCGAATCGGTTGTTCCAATGAGATCAAGTGGAGTTACTTTTCCATTTTTCGGTACGGCTGAACCTAAATAAAGATTACCGATATGAAATGCTACACTCTCACCCTCTGTATATCTGAAATTACCATTAGCATCAGTCACAGCATTCGTCTCATACGACGTATCAAACTCAAGACCACTAACAGGAGAATCAATAAAGGTTGCTACCGACGTTCCAGCAACGCTATTTCCTCCGGTTGAACTACTTCCGCCACCACCACAACCGATGAAAACGAATGCCGCTAACACCGATGAAGCAAGACCAATTGCTTGACGCATATTGACTCCTTTATTTTAACTTTATCCGTTATATTAGACTACGTTTATGAATTTTTAATGAATCAAGGAATTGGGGAGATATTTATTATCGATAAGTATGAAGAACTACCCTATGCACTCCAGCAATTGCTGGGGGATGCATAGCATCATGTTGATATGACTACACATGAAAATTAATAAAAATAAGTTGCTAAAAGCAACCTATTTTTTAAAAGCAAATTTTTAGTATTTATATTTAGTCTCCTTGTGGTCCATTATGACATTTGTAACACGTAACCATTTCACCTGCGGCAAATGTTTTACCACTAACCGTTCTTGCTTGTGCTGTTTTAGAGAGAACCGTTCCTCTATAATCTGTACCATGACAAGCGGCACATGCATCCGTCCCAAGTCCTTTACTAGCACCGGCTGTTTTAGCTGCACTTCGGTGATCTTTATACCATGTTGTCGATCCTATCGGATGCAATCCATGTGGACCTGCATTGGTTGTACTTGGAATCGTTGTGTGACAAGTTGTACACTCACCAATCGTTCCGGTATGCCCTTGGAGTGCGATACTTTGAACGTTATCGTTAGCATGAGAACTTGGATACTCTGCATGGGTCGCACCGTGACACGCTTCACATTGTAGATTTCCATGCCCTTTACTAAATCGGTACAGTGATTTACCCGCCATTGGTGTATTGGCAGTGGTTGCGAATTTTGTATCTATCGTCGCACGCAATGTTCCCGGAGAAGAGAATACACTGTTATAGCGGGTAAAATTGCCAGAAGTTGTATTTTTATCATGACACTGTTGGCAGTTAGGTTGATCATACCATCCCGCACGTCCAGATTTGCCCACATCGCTCATTGTACCGTGACAGCTTTGACAATCAATGGCGTTACTTCCATTTGCATTTTTTGCATTCCCCATCGCACCACGTAAACATTTGGTTACTGAACCCGGATGACATTGGTAACACGAATCGCGATTCGTACTGCTGTTCATTGTGCTCCCTGTTTTAGGATCGATAACATTGGCGTGTCGAGAGTGCAATGCTTCAGTAAGAGGTTTAATGCCTGTTTTAAGTGGCGTACCTAAAGCATTTGATTGATGACACGACGCACATAGAACCGGTTGCCCCGCATCAGCATTTGCTAGCAAAGTGGTACCTTTCGTGTAGGTGCCTTGCATATTTGCGTCAGCAATAGCAGTGGCGTGCTTTTGATCGTGAAGTTTAAGGATATTGCGTTTCCAATCTTTTTCAGCGGCACTATCATTAACCCATCCAGCCGTCGGTTTTGCCGCGGCAACACTGTTGGAGGCATGACAGCTGATACAACTCATTTCATCAGATACCGGAAGAACTACTTTTGTACTTGCCAAAATTGTCCCTGCTGCATCTTTAGCAACCACTTTGACCATCGGATAGTAATTTTTGACACCATTATCATCGTATGGCATCGCAGGGATTCCCTCTGCTTCCCACCAACTGTTAGTACTGTTATACGTCATCGTTTGAGGAGTACTGCTTTGGGTTTTGTTACCTGTAAGACCGGTATCAATTCCCAATGCAGCGGCAGCAGAACCAAAAAGTTTTCCAACATAATCCCAAAAATTGGTTTTAACTCCACCATTTTTATCTTTATTGCTGGTTGTGTTGATCGAACCGGTCGTATCGGCAACCGCTTCATAGGTCAATGTTACACCGCTTGTAATATTTTTACCACTTGTCACATCTTTACTGATGAGATGAGCATGAAGATTATTGTATGGAGGGAGAATACTAAAGATTGAGTAATCTTTACCATCAACACAGTGCATACCTAAATCGTTCCATGCTACAAGGGTATACTTGCCATTCCCAACTGATGGAAGAGTAACAGGAGGGGTTGTAGTCGTAGGAGGAGGAGTGTATCCTGCTGTCCCATTAGATCCATCATTTTTATGATCTTCAAAATGTGTTTTTGCTTCCGACTCGCTTACTCTATAGTGTTGCCCAATCGTATTTTGAATAGCTTCATCATCATCCGTCTCACTCAAGTCGATCCGATTTTGATTTTTAAATGTTTCACGATGTAATGTGTCAATAGTAATTCCATTAGATGTATCATTATCACTATCAAGTGTTTGAAGCACTTGGAGCATATTGATTACTTTTGGATCATCAACCGTTGTACCAACCAAATCCAGAGGTGTTATTACACCATTCTTAGGTTTAGCCGATCCTAAATACAAATTTCCTATGTGAAATGTAATGGATTCACCCTCTTTGTATTGGAAATTACCATTTTTATCAGTAATCCCACCTTTTTGTGTTGGAGTTTCGAATTCCAAACCTTGCACAGGGGCATCGATAAACGTTGCCGTTGATAGACCCGTAGCTGGATCAACAGTTCCCCCGCTTCCTCCACCACATCCACTAAGAATGAACGCCGCTAACACTGACGAAATAAGAGCAATTGGTTGTCGCATAGTGACTCCTTTATTTAAACTTTCTCTGTTATGGTAAGATACGTTTATGAAGTTTTAATGAAATAAGGATTTTTTATGCATTTACTAATTATTGATGACAATGAAGAATTACTCTATGCCCTCCAGCAACTGCTCCGTGATGCCCAATACCATGTTGATGTTGCAACAACATTAGCAGATGGAAAAGAGTGCATTGATGAAAAAAAATACGATTTGATTCTTTTAGACTGGATGCTCCCTGATGGTAGCGGAGTTGATTTGCTTATCCGTTTACGCAAAAATAATATTAGTACTCCAATATTACTCTTCTCCTCTAAAAAAGAGGTGGAGGATAAAGTAGAAGCACTCGATGGAGGGGCGGATGATTATTTGGAAAAACCTTTTTCTAATATAGAGCTACTAGCAAGAATACGTGCCTTACTCCGTCGAGAGTGTGCACAAAAACAAACAATCATACAATTAGGAGATTTAACAATCGATTTTTCTTCCCGTAGTGTTCATATCAATAATACCCCTATTAAACTCTCTGCTAAAGAGTTTGAACTACTCGAATTACTCGTCTTAAATGCCAACACTGTATTAACACGCTATCAAATATCAGAACATTTAAGCCGCGACTTTGATCATCTCAGTGCGAGTAATATCGTCGATGCTCATATTAAAAATTTACGAAAAAAGCTTGATGGTGACAATCTCATTCAAACAATCCGAGGGGTTGGGTATATGATTGCCCGCTAATCACTATTTAAACGATCTAAAATGAAACAAGGCGATAGTCCCCTCACCCTCACCCTCACTGCGAAGATATAAATCTCCTTGTAGTAATAACGCGATACGCTTACTAATAGCAAGTCCAAGTCCACTCCCTTCTGTGATATTTTGGTTGTTTGTCCGTACTTGGTAAAAATCATCAAATAAATCGGCTAATGCTTCATACGCTATACCACATCCGGTATCTCTTACCTCTAGAATAAAAAGTTCTTCTAAAAAATGGAGCTGTACATCTATAAATCCGTGATCGGTAAATTTTATCGCATTGGAAAGCAGGTTGATGATTACCTGACCCAACAGTCGTGAATCAGTTCTAAAATCTGCTTCAAATGGCTCAAACATTGTCCGAATCACTAACCCTTTATCCTCCGCCAAAGGAGATACGAGATCCAATGCCTCTTGTATAATCTCAATCGGATTACATACAGAGATATGGGGTTCAATTTTTCCCGATTCTACTTTGGCATAGTCCAAAATATTATTAATAACACCCAAAAGGTGATGCGCTGAATTTTCGATTTTTTCCAGTGTTTCACATACTGGGCTCGGAGTATTTGGCTGTGTGATCAAATACTGTGTCAAGCTCAAAATAGAGCCAAGAGGTGTGCGTAATTCGTGTGACATAGCGGATAAAAAAGAAGATTTTGCTTGAAGAGAAGCTTTTGTTTTTCCGAGTAATTCCAAACGCTTCAGATTCACCATTGTCGTAAACATCAGAGCATTAAAAGAGTGCGCCATAACCCCGATTTCATCGTACCCAGTTTCTGTTACCGTTTGAGAATAATCACCCGTCGTGGAGATTCGCATGGCGGTGTCGGAAAGTTCACGCAAAGGTTTAATAATACGCAAAACAATAATCCATACCAAAAAAGCAATAAGAACAAGTCCAATCCCAAACACACTCAACAAAAGCATTTGAAAATGGTACAAGAGGGCAAGTGCGTCACTTTTTGGCATTGCATTATGAAAAGTCCACCCCTCTAACATACCTGAAAGGGTTATCTTGTCATGGAGAAAATCATCCATATCATAAAGAGCATTACTGTCTTTATAATGGATAGAAGGGGGAGCGGTCAGCCATCTATACGGATTTTGTTCGATTTCTAACTGCTTAACAAAATTTTTTGCTGGATATGAAATAACTAAATATCCTAAAAAATAATGTGTATCAAATGACCCATACAAAGGTGTAAATAGATAAAGGGTATCATCGACAAATAAAAAGTTTTTCCCTTTTTTAACTTCAGCAGCAACACTAGTTCCTTTTGCAAAAAGTGTATTAATTTTTGCAGTTTGAGATGAAGCAATAACCGTAAAATCAGGTGCGACTGTATAGAGGATTACGGATTCTCCTAAATCATCCATTTTTTGTTCCAAAATATTGGTAATACGTCGATCGATATCTCTAACTACCATATCATCCATTACTTCTAAATGGGATAAAAAATACACTTCTTTCTGTAAATGATTCAGATGTAATGTTAATTCTTGTGCGACTGAAATGGATTGTATACGTAGAAGATCTTGTTCTTTTTTGAGCATTAATTCCGATTCATACCCCCACAAATAGGTTAATAATGCAATAATGATTAAACCAATTCCCCCTATAAGTGTTATAAACAGCTTATAAACGATAGGCAATGAATCCCATTTAAATTGCATAATTTATTTGTGCTCCCTAAACAATATTTTTAGATGATACTTTTGTGCCATAGACTCATCTACGTATCCTATAGAGTTATCTACTTTGGACAAAAACTCAGCAACCATCTCCTGAGTTTTAAATGTTTTTGGGGGTTTATACCCTAAAAAATGGGCCTGAAGCCATATACGAGATAATATATCCCTATCAACATTGACAACTTCGGATTCAAACTTCAATCTTAATGGATTGTCAATGCCTAAATTTATAGGAATCACCTTTTGACCCCCTACATGAAATTTTTTTGCTACATAAATACTTCGAATTTCCTCTTTCGTTAACGTATTTACACTAAAATTTTCACCTGCAACAACTACAAGAGTATCTGCAAACAAAGATTGTATTATTACGTTAAAAAATAATACTACAACAAACATTTTCGACATAAATATTAGTTTTTTGAATTTTTTCATACTCTAATTATATACACTTTTCTAATAAACTACTGTATATGCATATAGCGTACTTTAGCAAGTATGCTACAATTGTGACCAACGAATCGATATTTTAATGGAGATTGCATGTTACGTTCACTAGCGATTATCTTTTTTATTGCACTCTCATTGTATGCAAAAGTATCCGATTACAACCCCTATTTCCAACAAGCAGGAAATTACTACAACATCCCCCCTCTCTTACTCAAAAATATTGTAGCTATCGAAAGTGCCGGTAATCCTAATGCTATCCGCATCAATGATAACGGAACCAAAGATTACGGATTGATGCAAATCAACTCCATCCATTTCAAAGAACTAAGTCGCTGGGGGATAAATGAGAATAATATTCTCAATCCTCAAATCAATATCTATGCGGGAAGTTGGCTCCTCTCCGAACATATCAAAGAGCAAGGATTTAATCTCCAAGCCATCGGAAATTATCACTCCAAAACACAGGTACATAAAGAGAAATGGCTACGACGACTCATCGTCGCACTGAAAACCTCACCCTAAATTCAACGAGAAAATAGGTAACAGCATCGCGGTGACCATCACCCCGATAATCCCTCCGATAATAAGCATCAATGAGGGTTCGAGTACTGAGAGAAAAAGAGCTATTTTATCTTTGTTGGTATCGATGTAAAATGCCGAAAGGTGCTCTAACATCGAGGAGAGTTCACTTGTTTCCTCCCCGATAGCCACCGCTTCGATAAATGCATCATCGATGGTGTATGTCCCCTCTTGTTTGAGCGCTTTAGAGAGTGATGAGCCCTCGACGACCCGTACCGATGCCTCTTGAAACAGCGCTTTTATCACTTCGGAGGAGAGGGTAATGCAGGAGAGTTTGATGGTATTAACGACCGGTATCCCTGAGCGCATCAAGAGCGATGAGATGGTGCAAAATCGTGCCAAATCGGCGGTTTCCACCATTTTTCCCACAATCGGGAGTTTTAGTATTAGCGCATGAATCCCTTTTTTAAAGGTGTAATCGGTTGCCATTTTATACGAAAACAACCCCACGGCGCCCAATACTCCTGATGCCAAAAAGAACCAATTTTGGGCGAAAAAATGGGCGAGGGAGATAATAATCTGAGTCAACATCGGTAACGCTTGCCCCGTCGATTCGAAAATCGCGGTGATTTTCGGAACCACTACGGTGAGCATAAACGAGATCATCAAAATCGATACGACAATGATAAATGAGGGGTATACGAGGGCTTGGGAGAGTTGTTTTTTCACTTTTTCTTGGAGGATTAGATAGTGAGAAAGCTCGTTTAACACCTCCGCCAATATTCCGCGATCTTCGGATATTTTGAGAGTTCCGGTGTAAAAGACGGGGAGAGTATAGTGCTCTTGGGATTCAAGGGATTGGGCAAAGCTTTTCCCCTCATGGATAGAGTTTACCAATGACTCAAAAAAACGCTCCAACCGAACGTTGGAATGGTTTTGGTGTTTCAAGAGGCTCAAGGCTCGTGTCAACGGAATCCCTGCATTAAGATAAACCGCGAGATCACGGCTTAAAATTGCCAGTTGTGAAGAGGGGAGAGATTTTTGTTTAAAAAGTGCCAACACACCGAAAAAGGATTGCTCACGCATCGAGATATCCGAATACAAAATCCCCAACGATTTGAGTTTTATTTTCGCATCCTCATACGATGAAGCCTCAATGGTCGATTTTAGGGGATTACCTGCATTATCTAGCCCTTTGTAATGAAATTCCATTACGCCTCTTTTACCCCCACACGGATGATCTCATCGAGACCGGTCGTGTGATTAAGCAATAATGCTATTAGTTGATGGGATAGAAACTGCATCCCGCGTAATCGCATCATTTCACGGATTTCAAAATCGTTATCACTGTTTTTGAGAAGTGGTCGAAGGGTATCATCAAGCATAAAAAATTCCCCTATCGCAACACGCCCCTGATACCCTGTGTAATGGCAATGGACACACCCTTTTGGGTGGGCTACACTATGCCCATGTTCAATCGCTAACTCATCGGCATCCACATCGGAGAGTGTAACAATCTCTTTGCATTCAGGACATAATTTCCGTACAAGACGCTGTGCCAAAACCCCTATCAACGTCGAGGTAATCAAAAATTTATCGATTCCCATATCGGCTAATCGGGTCAGTGCAGCGGTGGCATTGTTAGTATGGAGTGTCGAGAGGACTAAATGCCCCGTCATCGCCGCTTGGATAGCGATATGGGCGGTTTCGCTGTCGCGTATCTCCCCGATCATGATGATATCGGGGTCTTGACGCAAGATGGAGCGCAACCCGCTAGCAAAACTCAACCCTGCTTTGGTGTTGACCGCGATTTGACTCACATGGGGAGCATCGTATTCAACCGGATCTTCGATGGAGATGATGTTTTTCTCAGGAGTTGCAAGCTGTTGCAAAAACGAATGCAACGTGGTCGATTTACCACTCCCTGTAGGTCCTGTGACTAAGATAATACCGTGGGAGAATTTCAGAAGCTCTTCAAACTCGGAGGTGGTTTTCTCATCAAACCCTAACTCCCGCAATGCGGGTATCGACGATGCTTGCATCAGCAACCGTAAAACTACCCTCTCACCATGATAGGTAGGGAGAACTGAGACCCGTATGTCGAGATTTTTTCCCGCTACTTTCACCTGTGTTCGTCCATCTTGTGGGAGCCGTTTTTCGGAGATATCGAGTGCAGAGATAACCTTTATACGGCTAATGATGAGATCGATGATATTTTTATCCAAATCGATATGTTTAATCAGTGCCCCATCAATCCGAAACCGTACTTCCCCTTTTTTCTCATGGGTTTCGATATGGATATCACTCGCTTTGCGTTTAATCGCTTGATAAAAGATGGTATTGACGAATTTGATAATGGGAGCTGATTCTTCACTACTAAGCAGATCGGCAGAGTTTTTAATAAAATCGACCAATGAGAGCTCTTCATCAATAA
Proteins encoded in this region:
- a CDS encoding response regulator transcription factor, with the translated sequence MHLLIIDDNEELLYALQQLLRDAQYHVDVATTLADGKECIDEKKYDLILLDWMLPDGSGVDLLIRLRKNNISTPILLFSSKKEVEDKVEALDGGADDYLEKPFSNIELLARIRALLRRECAQKQTIIQLGDLTIDFSSRSVHINNTPIKLSAKEFELLELLVLNANTVLTRYQISEHLSRDFDHLSASNIVDAHIKNLRKKLDGDNLIQTIRGVGYMIAR
- a CDS encoding HAMP domain-containing sensor histidine kinase — translated: MQFKWDSLPIVYKLFITLIGGIGLIIIALLTYLWGYESELMLKKEQDLLRIQSISVAQELTLHLNHLQKEVYFLSHLEVMDDMVVRDIDRRITNILEQKMDDLGESVILYTVAPDFTVIASSQTAKINTLFAKGTSVAAEVKKGKNFLFVDDTLYLFTPLYGSFDTHYFLGYLVISYPAKNFVKQLEIEQNPYRWLTAPPSIHYKDSNALYDMDDFLHDKITLSGMLEGWTFHNAMPKSDALALLYHFQMLLLSVFGIGLVLIAFLVWIIVLRIIKPLRELSDTAMRISTTGDYSQTVTETGYDEIGVMAHSFNALMFTTMVNLKRLELLGKTKASLQAKSSFLSAMSHELRTPLGSILSLTQYLITQPNTPSPVCETLEKIENSAHHLLGVINNILDYAKVESGKIEPHISVCNPIEIIQEALDLVSPLAEDKGLVIRTMFEPFEADFRTDSRLLGQVIINLLSNAIKFTDHGFIDVQLHFLEELFILEVRDTGCGIAYEALADLFDDFYQVRTNNQNITEGSGLGLAISKRIALLLQGDLYLRSEGEGEGTIALFHFRSFK
- a CDS encoding lytic transglycosylase domain-containing protein, with the translated sequence MLRSLAIIFFIALSLYAKVSDYNPYFQQAGNYYNIPPLLLKNIVAIESAGNPNAIRINDNGTKDYGLMQINSIHFKELSRWGINENNILNPQINIYAGSWLLSEHIKEQGFNLQAIGNYHSKTQVHKEKWLRRLIVALKTSP
- a CDS encoding type II secretion system F family protein, producing MEFHYKGLDNAGNPLKSTIEASSYEDAKIKLKSLGILYSDISMREQSFFGVLALFKQKSLPSSQLAILSRDLAVYLNAGIPLTRALSLLKHQNHSNVRLERFFESLVNSIHEGKSFAQSLESQEHYTLPVFYTGTLKISEDRGILAEVLNELSHYLILQEKVKKQLSQALVYPSFIIVVSILMISFMLTVVVPKITAIFESTGQALPMLTQIIISLAHFFAQNWFFLASGVLGAVGLFSYKMATDYTFKKGIHALILKLPIVGKMVETADLARFCTISSLLMRSGIPVVNTIKLSCITLSSEVIKALFQEASVRVVEGSSLSKALKQEGTYTIDDAFIEAVAIGEETSELSSMLEHLSAFYIDTNKDKIALFLSVLEPSLMLIIGGIIGVMVTAMLLPIFSLNLG
- a CDS encoding GspE/PulE family protein; this translates as MIVFPFLDETGIVVHYPENIDTSVCIRHSLLFCSYAEVTYAIIPEADHLSALQLYNKLFLTYPIAHLSHAGYENLYLKFLEHKTDQDISQSTPSNSDFIDEELSLVDFIKNSADLLSSEESAPIIKFVNTIFYQAIKRKASDIHIETHEKKGEVRFRIDGALIKHIDLDKNIIDLIISRIKVISALDISEKRLPQDGRTQVKVAGKNLDIRVSVLPTYHGERVVLRLLMQASSIPALRELGFDEKTTSEFEELLKFSHGIILVTGPTGSGKSTTLHSFLQQLATPEKNIISIEDPVEYDAPHVSQIAVNTKAGLSFASGLRSILRQDPDIIMIGEIRDSETAHIAIQAAMTGHLVLSTLHTNNATAALTRLADMGIDKFLITSTLIGVLAQRLVRKLCPECKEIVTLSDVDADELAIEHGHSVAHPKGCVHCHYTGYQGRVAIGEFFMLDDTLRPLLKNSDNDFEIREMMRLRGMQFLSHQLIALLLNHTTGLDEIIRVGVKEA